The following coding sequences are from one Mytilus trossulus isolate FHL-02 chromosome 8, PNRI_Mtr1.1.1.hap1, whole genome shotgun sequence window:
- the LOC134680642 gene encoding cell cycle checkpoint control protein RAD9A-like: protein MKCVIPGINIKVFGRAIHALSKIGDEIYVEPLEHGLALRTVNSSRSAYGCFMFSPTFFQHYDDGSGQIRSEDSEQDAIRCKVAMKSCLTVFKSMSTIEKTVERCKIKLNMDESRLVFQLHCKHGIVKTHNLAFIECETLQAVFSKDMSPNQLTAQAKLLSDAVVNFQSNQEEITLLISPEKISLKNYVDDEPDPNKVVHTVVHLAPEEFDNCQVGVDTDITFCLKELRAILGFADILSMPLNIHFESAGRPVVFGINSDTAFEANLVLATLADAQTQASSSQQQSSSVRAKPSQKSKTTNGIRRQPKSSEKGDNQSTLVDSRTDRADKSERLAAAYDAMMDDDFDDEMAISDMPTFQNGSKNSHDESDLPSNNGDARLHNLTSNSVPNMDSEKNTVSNREENKLPEESVITGKRTLFNPDRNKVDFGRRSPQPSTSRSGGWLNKSTHRVGPDDDTQQSSQQSQSPVVPNQSKCFDTSAMDVTLQEDMKDEEEEDFVPGTPPSKKFRSLFFGMSQASSNSQMSTQSTTKLKPAVLVEDSDED from the exons tATTTGGGAGAGCTATACATGCACTATCAAAGATTGGAGATGAGATTTATGTTGAACCATTAGAACATGGG cTAGCTTTAAGGACCGTGAACTCCTCCAGATCAGCCTATGGATGTTTTATGTTTTCCCCAactttttttcaacattatGATGATGGTTCAGGACAGATAAGGTCAGAGGACAGTGAACAAGATGCCATCAGGTGTAAAGTGGCCATGAAA TCCTGTTTAACAGTTTTTAAATCCATGTCAACAATAGAAAAGACAGTAGAACGatgtaaaattaaactaaacatGGATGAATCCAGACTTGTGTTTCAGCTACATTGTAAACATG GTATTGTGAAGACACACAATCTTGCATTTATAGAATGTGAAACATTACAGGCTGTTTTCTCTAAAGACATGAGTCCAAATCAACTTACAGCTCAAGCTAA attattGTCAGATGCTGTGGTAAATTTTCAGTCTAACCAGGAGGAGATAACTCTGTTGATTTCTCCTGAAAAGATTTCATTAAAGAATTATGTGGATGATGAACCTG aCCCAAATAAGGTTGTTCACACAGTGGTCCATTTAGCCCCAGAGGAGTTTGATAATTGCCAAGTTGGAGTGGACACTGATATCACATTCTGTTTAAAGGAACTCAGG gcgATTCTAGGATTTGCAGATATATTGAGTATGCCCTTAAATATCCATTTTGAAAGTGCAGGAAG gCCTGTGGTATTTGGGATTAACAGTGATACTGCGTTTGAAGCTAATCTTGTTTTAGCTACTCTGGCAGATGCTCAAACACAGGCGAGTTCATCTCAACAACAGTCATCATCAGTCAGAGCAAAACCAAG TCAGAAATCTAAAACAACAAATGGAATTAGAAGACAACCAAAGTCAtctgaaaagggagataaccaaAGCACTCTTGTTGACAGTAGAACAGACAG AGCAGATAAAAGTGAGAGACTTGCAGCAGCATACGATGCTATGATGGATGACGACTTTGATGATGAAATGGCAATATCAGATATGCCTACTTTTCAAAATGGTTCTAAAAATAGTCATGATGAAAGTGATTTACCTTCAAATAATGGTGATGCAAGGTTACATAATTTGACTTCAAACTCTGTTCCAAACATGGATAGTGAGAAAAACACTGTGTCAAACAGAGAAGAAAATAAGTTACCTGAAGAAAGTGTCATTACGGGAAAGCGTACATTATTTAATCCAGATAGAAATAAAGTTGACTTTGGAAGAAGATCTCCACAACCGTCAACCTCTCGTAGTGGTGGATGGTTGAATAAATCAACACATAGGGTTGGTCCTGATGATGACACACAACAGTCATCACAACAGTCACAGAGCCCTGTTGTTCCAAATCAGTCAAAG TGTTTTGATACAAGTGCCATGGATGTAACGTTACAGGAAGACATGAAAGATGAGGAGGAGGAGGACTTTGTTCCAGGAACACCACCCAGTAAAAAG TTCCGATCATTATTTTTTGGCATGTCACAGGCCAGTTCCAATTCACAAATGTCTACACAGTCAACAACAAAACTAAAGCCTGCAGTTTTAGTAGAAGACTCGGATGAAGACTGA
- the LOC134680644 gene encoding matrix metalloproteinase-19-like: protein MLKLLICILFFDGLFSYKIHRGIHIRAAGDLSNDQLLEIDLYLRRYGYLDDQMPGTRILASTEKRKYALQFFQNYNKIAITGVYDDATAALFAKERCGCPDVMPQKNEAAFSKKKNPPTPVQFNLGTKWNKNQVTWRLNSFSRKITNNQVRVETRRAFDLWSKNANLQFVELQSGDADIDIDFGRREHGDGAGNAFDGPGRVLAHAFFPPFGDTHFDEDEGWVVNRTGVDYFTVAAHEFGHALGLGHSEIRQALMAPFYTGYNPNFELNSDDIAGIQALYGAPRNQPQPRPTTPRTTMPPVVVTEPPPPRPPPTTRPTICDIPYNAAVKDFNGDLLVFMGRAYMLRIDPNGGLVTTMTQRTVFQRSPIRPDAATEVMSGSRIVMMKGRLLYHFSRSGRRLSRRWITGGGSTMPEQARAALSFSSNDISVFGASQVWKLNPNTGRVISGSHRYIGNEFPGVPNRIDAAVIRDDNTILFFKGRSTMYVFDRRQNRVVRTVDKGNELMSSTCDV, encoded by the exons atgttaaaacttttaatttgcattttattttttgatggattattttcatacaaaattcaCCGAGGAATACATATACGAGCTGCTGGGGACCTTAGTAATGACCAGTTACTGGAAATAGAT CTCTACTTGCGGAGATATGGCTACTTAGATGACCAGATGCCTGGGACGAGAATTTTAGCTTCAAcagagaaaagaaaatatgcATTACA atttttcCAGAATTACAACAAGATTGCTATTACTGGTGTATATGATGATGCTACAGCTGCACTGTTTGCTAAAGAAAGATGTGGCTGTCCTGATGTGATGCCACAAAAAAACGAAGCAGCTTTttctaagaaaaaaaaccctCCAACTCCTGTGCAGTTTAACTtag gAACAAAATGGAACAAGAACCAAGTTACATGGCGACTTAATTCATTCAGTAGAAAAATAACCAATAATCAAGTTAG AGTTGAAACAAGAAGAGCCTTTGACTTGTGGAGTAAAAATGCCAACCTTCAGTTTGTGGAGCTACAGTCTGGAGACGCAGACATagatattgattttggaagAAGAGAACACGGTGACGGAGCGGGAAATGCATTTGATGGACCTG GACGTGTGCTTGCTCATGCTTTCTTCCCTCCCTTTGGAGATACCCACTTTGATGAAGATGAAGGATGGGTGGTTAACAGAACAGGGGTAGACTACTTTACTGTAGCAGCACATGAATTTGGACACGCCCTCGGATTAGGACATTCTGAGATCAGACAGGCGCTAATGGCACCCTTTTACACTGGCTACAATCCAAACTTCGAACTTAATTCTGACGACATTGCTGGAATACAGGCTCTATATG GTGCACCAAGGAATCAGCCGCAACCAAGACCGACTACTCCTAGAACCACAATGCCTCCAGTGGTAGTAACGGAACCCCCACCTCCAAGGCCACCACCAACTACCAGACCAACTATTTGTGATATCCCTTATAATGCTGCGGTAAAAG attttaatggAGATTTATTAGTTTTCATGGGAAGAGCCTACATGCTGAGAATTGATCCAAATGGAGGTTTAGTGACTACAATGACTCAACGAACAGTGTTTCAAAGGTCTCCAATCCGTCCGGATGCGGCCACCGAAGTGATGAGTGGCAGTAGAATTGTGATGATGAAAG gaCGGTTATTATACCATTTTAGTCGAAGTGGTAGAAGACTATCAAGAAGGTGGATCACTGGAGGAGGATCGACGATGCCCGAGCAAGCTAGGGCAGCTTTATCTTTTAGTTCAAACGACATTTCTGTGTTTGGA GCTAGTCAAGTATGGAAACTGAATCCAAACACTGGTAGAGTTATCTCTGGAAGTCATCGATACATTGGGAATGAGTTTCCTGGAGTACCTAATAGGATTGACGCTGCTGTTATTCGAGATGATAACactattttgttctttaaagGAAGATCAAC gaTGTATGTGTTTGATAGAAGACAAAATCGTGTTGTACGTACTGTAGACAAAGGGAATGAACTCATGTCTAGCACCTGTGATGTTTAA
- the LOC134680645 gene encoding coiled-coil domain-containing protein 157-like has protein sequence MAEILGNELIIESLRNDIKDLQWAISDIVSRVGPVEQPSWKFPDKNSGDIDINYLLELYDYDDEDSEGSQVAHIALYELVIDRFIYLVQTLSSFSKTMLNRAGEEISDSSSSSVGLAVKQYCNKQVQLQTVVQQTMSDIKTKNRKLCDLEANMKKLTEDFSTQSMSSATSHTSLISEGTVPSKFGNVTTGYLSPIKMEEIAREACSKNTQTLETAFVPCESCHVVQKSFKNAGDILINMCQAQKLPSSLQKYRPLVADIKWFSANDVIRWASEQNKDLAKLTKHMDSLMATINPLKDEIEQLEKKNKHLQKRVSEFDSDMRKEKEVQYALQKQFDIKIKDLEQSHNETVSIVTRQKNEILQDKQSLETEVSKLKTHLEQQQKLLIEIENTKSSLEKDLKENKANAISSLQSEINQLQTKLSDVSQRLDVSSKELNKEQAKSRSASKHSQSVQNKQGSLLQRVDDLDRENEELKDQVATLEEEKEEIEESLKSAKSQVDKLHKNVTEKENMIETVTREKTELEESITSLQQNINTLETRIQESADRERLMIEYPDLNGPVNPDLNGTGDIALDMENQVKANAIRIQVLEEQNEGLRNSITKVMSLQRGSLPQEQEKMTAPQQLWSTDNLDRVKDNHRTEEDQVWQPESSVYASEKTRPSSGYQSNSEKITNRAKYIATVKTHPQRDVTTPGDEFVVGKGRPPSASKRKDVTGSRPNSGKAIHTPVNTSSISAYLQLKKAGKLNMTDSPPKDNSFPTRPTSGKPHRSPPVHNDDGEVYTQKTSYTCQNCDKMYSKPKDLDIHMSYCTG, from the exons ATGGCTGAGATATTAGGCAATGAACTAATTATTGAGAGTTTGCGGAATGACATCAAAGATTTACAGTGGGCAATCAGCGACATCGTTTCTAGAGTGGGACCTGTTGAACAACCATCTTGGAAATTTCCTGATAAGAATTCTGGTGACATTGACATTAATTATTTGTTAGAGTTGTATGATTATGATGATGAAGATTCGGAGGGAAGTCAAGTGGCACATATTGCTCTGTATGAGCTTGTAATAGATAG gtttatttatttagttcAAACTCTGTCCTCTTTCTctaagacaatgttaaacagAGCAGGAGAGGAGATATCTGATTCCAGTAGTTCATCAGTAGGACTGGCGGTCAAGCAGTATTGTAATAAACAAGTCCAGTTACAAACTGTGGTTCAACAGACCATGTCAGAT ataaaGACGAAAAATAGAAAACTGTGTGATTTAGAAGCTAATATGAAGAAATTAACAGAAGACTTTTCTACCCAAAGTATGTCTAGTGCAACATCTCATACATCACTGATCAGTGAAGGGACGGTACCCAGCAAGTTTGGTAACGTAACAACGGGTTATCTTAGTCCAATCAAAATGGAGGAAATAGCTAGAGAAGCATGTAGTAAAAATACACAGACTTTAGAAACTGCATTTGTGCCATGTGAATCTTGCCATGTTGTACAAAAGTCGTTTAAAAATGCAGgagatattttaataaatatgtgtCAAGCTCAAAAACTACCGTCGTCTTTACAGAAATACCGTCCCTTAGTTGCCGATATTAAATGGTTTTCGGCCAATGATGTGATACGATGGGCATCAGAGCAGAACAAAGATCTGGCTAAATTGACTAAACACATGGACAGCCTAATGGCTACCATCAACCCACTTAAGGATGAAATAGAACAGCTGGAAAAGAAGAATAAACATTTACAGAAAAGAGTCTCTGAGTTTGATAGTGATATGAGAAAAGAGAAAGAAGTGCAATATGCTTTACAAAAACAgtttgatatcaaaataaaagatttggAACAAAGTCATAATGAAACTGTCTCAATAGTTACTCgacagaaaaatgaaattttacaagATAAACAAAGCTTAGAAACTGAAgtcagtaaattaaaaacacacCTAGAACAACAACAGAAACTTCTTATAGAAATAG AAAATACCAAATCATCACTTGAGAAAGACCTTAAGGAAAACAAGGCCAATGCTATATCAAGTCTACAGAGTGAGATAAACCAACTACAAACTAAACTCTCTGATGTGTCACAGAGACTGGATGTGTCTTCTAAAGAACTTAATAAAGAGCAAGCTAAAAGTAGGAGTGCATCTAAACACAGTCAG AGTGTACAGAACAAACAGGGTTCCCTCCTTCAGAGAGTGGATGATTTAGACAGGGAAAATGAAGAGTTAAAAGACCAGGTGGCCACACTAGAGGAAGAGAAAGAAGAGATTGAAGAATCGTTGAAATCTGCCAAGAGTCAAGTAGACAAACTTCACAAAAATGTTACTGAAAAAGAG AATATGATAGAAACTGTAACAAGAGAAAAAACTGAGTTAGAGGAGTCTATTACAAGCTTACAACAGAATATCAATACATTAGAGACAAGGATACAAGAATCTGCCGATAGGGAAAGATTGATGATTGAATACCCAGACCTAAATGGACCTGTGAATCCTGATCTAAATG GTACAGGTGACATTGCTTTGGACATGGAGAATCAAGTGAAGGCTAATGCTATTAGGATACAAGTACTAGAAGAACAAAATGAAGGATTAAGAAATTCAATTACTAAAGTTATGTCATTACAACGGGGAAGCTTACCCCAGGAACAGGAAAAG atgACAGCTCCCCAACAATTGTGGTCTACAGATAATCTAGACAGAGTAAAAGACAACCACAGAACAGAGGAGGATCAAGTTTGGCAGCCAGAAAG tTCAGTTTATGCATCAGAAAAGACAAGACCTTCCTCAGGCTATCAAAGTAATTCTGAGAAGATCACAAACAGAGCTAAATATATCGCTACTGTAAAAACACATCCACAGAGAGATGTTACCACTCCAGGGGATGAATTTGTTGTTGGAAAAGGTAGACCTCCTAGTGCATCAAAGAGAAAGGATGTTACTGGTTCCCGTCCTAACAGTGGGAAAGCCATACATACTCCAGTAAATACCAGTAGTATAAGTGCTTATTTACAACTGAAGAAAGCAGGGAAACTGAATATGACAGATTCTCCACCAAAAGATAATTCAT TTCCAACACGACCAACATCTGGTAAACCACATCGATCGCCACCTGTACACAATGATGATGGTGAAGTTTACACACAGAAAACTAGTTACACTTGTCAGAACTGTGATAAAATGTACTCTAAACCAAAAGACTTAGATATACACATGTCATACTGTACCGGGTGA